The genomic stretch CAGAATCTTATGGCGGGGGAACTCGTCTTTAAATCGCAGCTCGGTGTTTAAGACTTTTTTGTCGCCAAGAAGAATGAAGTTGTCAAGCTTACCTCCGGTTGCATAACCCATCTTGGTCAATTGTGCAACCTCTTCCATAAAGCCAAAGGTTCTTGCCGGGGCAATTTCCTTTTTAAAGCTTTCATCCCCTTTAAACTCAAAAGTATAATCCTGAACACCTATTGGTTCTGGATAGTCCATATGGTAGCTAACACTAAAACTGTCACTGGGTTCAATTGAAATATAGGGACCACCATTTTCCTTATTTCCAAAAGTATAAACCTTGTCGATCACGATTTCTTCATAATAGCCTTCCTGGTCTTCAAATTCTCCATCCTCTATCAGTTCGCAAAAATCTTTTGCAGAACCATCCATGACCGGAGCTTCATCGCCAATTTTGATGAGAAGGTTGGTGATCCTGTACATATGAAGGACTGCCATAATATGCTCTATGGTTCCAACGGAAGCCGGACCTTTTTGCAAACGGGTTGCATAGTCTGTGGATTGGACATTTTCCAATCGTGCTGGAATGGTTTTGCCGGAGGAAATATCCCCGAATATAATTCCGCTTCCCGGTGGCATGGGTTGTAAAATCAAACCGGTTTTAATACCTGAATGCAAACCACTGCCACATAAAACCACACTGCGCTTGAGGGTGCGTTGAGCGTGACGGTATCCATTGTTGATTTTGTCAGGCTCAGGTATCTCAATGGAATGTCGCTCAATTTTATTTTTCAGTTGTTTTTCTTCTGTGCTAAGGGCTTTGCAGGTTCTTTCAATATCCCAATTGTTACTTTTGAGATGGTGGATGATGAAATGCTTTTCCCAAATTAACTCAGCTTCCTGAAGGGACCCCGCCTGGTCAATGTTCTTGATTTCAATTTTAGGTTGCCAAATTTCTGAAGGTAAATCCTGGGCTGTAATCATTTTCTGGTTTGCCCCGGTGAGAATTAACTTGTTCAACACAGTTCTCAGCTCTTTCACATTTCCGGGCCAGGTATAACGACAAAGCGCAGCCAAGGCATCCTCACCAATTTCAGGGGCGGCAGTATTCTGTGTTTCACGTATTTCATTCAGGTAATCGATTACCATCGCCGGGATGTTTTCTGAATAATCGCGCAAGGGTGGAACAAGCAGACTGGAATCTTTGAAGACATCAAGTAATGCAGGGTGAAACTGTCCTTTATTGGACAGTGCTTCTAAATCCTTGGTGGATGAGGCAAAAATACGAATGGGAATCAACTCTAAATATGATTCATCTGTTTGTGAGCCGTTTGAGAGCAGGGCTTCGGCCAGTTTTTCCTGAATGCCTTTGCTCAGGGATTCAATATTACTGAGATAAAGTACTTTTTCCTCAATGACAGGGCTTGGGGCACTGGAATCTTTTGATCTCTTGCCTGGCCTTTTGAAGAGCAGGGTGTGTAACGCGCGTGCCTGACGAAACGAGCAATTAACTTTTACAAAGGAGCGGTCACTCTTTTTGCTTTGACCATGTATTGCCTGGGCGATAAACCCTTTGCCGGTTCCACTTTCACCAAGCACTAAAACAGGTTTCATGCTTTTGGAAAAATCTTTTACTGCCTTTTTTACTTCAACCATGGACTCGAAACAAAGAGGAAGTTCTTTGGAGGAAAGCTTTTCTCCTACTCTGGGTGCTGTTCGTTTATTGCTCAACACTTCAGATATGGATTGAGTGATACGGTCCATCGAAAAAGGTTTTTCTATAAAGTCTTGGGCTCCAAGCTTGGTTGCCTTGACGGCGGTATCAATAGTTCCGTGACCAGACATTATGA from Nitrospinota bacterium encodes the following:
- the lpxC gene encoding UDP-3-O-[3-hydroxymyristoyl] N-acetylglucosamine deacetylase, producing MSKARILIVDDEKNIVSSLTGILLDEGYEVVDTGDGIEALEIIQADPPDLVILDIWLPGMDGIEVLKTVKAYNPEIEVLIMSGHGTIDTAVKATKLGAQDFIEKPFSMDRITQSISEVLSNKRTAPRVGEKLSSKELPLCFESMVEVKKAVKDFSKSMKPVLVLGESGTGKGFIAQAIHGQSKKSDRSFVKVNCSFRQARALHTLLFKRPGKRSKDSSAPSPVIEEKVLYLSNIESLSKGIQEKLAEALLSNGSQTDESYLELIPIRIFASSTKDLEALSNKGQFHPALLDVFKDSSLLVPPLRDYSENIPAMVIDYLNEIRETQNTAAPEIGEDALAALCRYTWPGNVKELRTVLNKLILTGANQKMITAQDLPSEIWQPKIEIKNIDQAGSLQEAELIWEKHFIIHHLKSNNWDIERTCKALSTEEKQLKNKIERHSIEIPEPDKINNGYRHAQRTLKRSVVLCGSGLHSGIKTGLILQPMPPGSGIIFGDISSGKTIPARLENVQSTDYATRLQKGPASVGTIEHIMAVLHMYRITNLLIKIGDEAPVMDGSAKDFCELIEDGEFEDQEGYYEEIVIDKVYTFGNKENGGPYISIEPSDSFSVSYHMDYPEPIGVQDYTFEFKGDESFKKEIAPARTFGFMEEVAQLTKMGYATGGKLDNFILLGDKKVLNTELRFKDEFPRHKILDILGDFYLLGKPIRGRIKACKSGHTQNIGLLQHIQENLLQRN